In the Candidatus Binatia bacterium genome, one interval contains:
- the gap gene encoding type I glyceraldehyde-3-phosphate dehydrogenase, giving the protein MAFRVAINGFGRIGRLVYRIAAERGFDIVAVNDLVPADNLAYLLQYDTTHGRFRLQGRLAEIRVTNDGFSVNGKSTRALSIKDPAELPWRELGVDYVLESTGLFTDYESAAKHLAAGAKRVIISAPTKSSPEQVPTFCLGVNADQYDPAKHQVISNASCTTNCLAPLARVIHEHCGIEEGLMTTVHAVTATQPTQDGPSKKDWRGGRNAYQNIIPASTGAAKAVTLCIPELKGKLTGMAFRVPTADVSVVDLTFRSSRPTSLAAINAAVKAAAEGPLKGILAYTEDEVVSSDFIGDRHSSIYDAKAGIELNDRFFKVVSWYDNEAGYAARCVDFLALLAEKDGK; this is encoded by the coding sequence ATGGCATTTCGTGTGGCAATCAACGGATTCGGCAGGATAGGCCGTCTCGTGTATCGAATCGCGGCCGAGCGGGGCTTCGACATTGTTGCCGTCAATGACCTCGTTCCGGCGGACAACCTGGCGTACCTCCTGCAGTACGATACGACGCACGGGCGCTTCCGCTTACAGGGGCGGCTAGCGGAAATCCGAGTCACGAACGACGGATTTTCCGTGAATGGAAAATCCACTCGGGCCTTATCGATTAAGGATCCTGCGGAGCTGCCCTGGCGCGAGCTGGGTGTCGATTACGTCCTCGAGTCCACGGGACTTTTTACTGACTACGAGTCTGCCGCAAAACATCTTGCCGCCGGCGCCAAGCGGGTCATCATTTCGGCCCCAACGAAGAGTAGCCCCGAACAGGTGCCGACGTTTTGCCTCGGCGTGAACGCGGATCAGTACGATCCAGCAAAGCACCAGGTGATCAGCAACGCGAGTTGCACGACCAACTGCCTTGCTCCGCTGGCAAGGGTCATTCACGAGCACTGCGGCATTGAAGAAGGGTTGATGACGACCGTCCACGCGGTCACCGCGACCCAACCGACTCAGGACGGCCCGAGTAAGAAGGACTGGCGCGGTGGGCGTAATGCTTACCAAAATATCATACCCGCAAGTACGGGGGCAGCAAAGGCGGTCACGCTTTGCATCCCTGAGCTCAAGGGCAAACTCACCGGTATGGCCTTTCGCGTCCCGACCGCGGATGTGTCAGTGGTGGACCTGACATTTCGAAGTTCACGGCCGACAAGCCTTGCCGCGATTAATGCAGCCGTCAAAGCGGCAGCCGAAGGTCCTTTGAAGGGAATCCTCGCGTACACGGAGGATGAAGTCGTTTCCAGTGACTTTATTGGTGATCGCCATAGTAGTATCTACGATGCGAAAGCGGGCATTGAGCTCAACGACCGCTTTTTCAAAGTGGTGAGCTGGTACGACAACGAAGCCGGTTACGCTGCGCGCTGTGTCGACTTTCTTGCCTTGCTGGCGGAGAAGGACGGGAAGTAA
- the pgm gene encoding phosphoglucomutase (alpha-D-glucose-1,6-bisphosphate-dependent), whose translation MDGVPTVIPGELVPASALVDVTKLVSAYFTQQPDPEDERQRVTFGTSGHRGSSLKGSFNETHIAAIVQAVCDYRKAKGISGPLFLGRDTHALSYPAYVTSIEVLVANGVEVLVDSEGGYTPTPVVSHAILRHNRRERRLADGIVVTPSHNPPEDGGIKYNESHGGPADTAATRWIEQRANQLLRAPGGVRRVSWTRATKADTVHTFDYLSSYVDTLPEVIEIDAIARAGLRIGVDPLGGAAVTYWSRIAERYKLELEVVNEEVDPTFRFMPADWDGRIRMDCSSPYAMRKLIDLRDRFDIAFGNDADADRHGIVTRAGGLLNPNHYLSVAVSYLFPHRAQWPTAGRLGKTVVTTQMIDRITAALGRELFEVPVGFKWFVSGLFEGSVLFAGEESAGATLLARDGKAWTTDKDGIVLNLLAAEIHSTLQADLADVYRKLEQRFGSPAYQRIDAPATPDQKKKLASLRAADVQLRELAGSRVIAVLDKAPGNGASIGGIKVVAEDAWFAARPSGTEDVYKLYAESFRGAEHLREVQEVARQFLATIL comes from the coding sequence ATGGATGGCGTTCCAACCGTGATCCCAGGAGAGCTGGTTCCCGCGAGTGCGCTGGTGGATGTCACGAAGCTGGTGAGTGCTTATTTCACTCAGCAGCCCGACCCGGAAGACGAACGACAGCGTGTAACGTTCGGCACATCGGGGCACCGCGGTAGCTCGCTAAAGGGCAGTTTTAACGAGACCCACATTGCGGCGATCGTCCAAGCGGTTTGCGACTACCGGAAGGCAAAAGGCATCTCAGGCCCGTTGTTTTTGGGGCGCGATACGCACGCCCTTTCTTATCCAGCTTATGTCACGAGCATCGAGGTGCTGGTCGCCAACGGGGTGGAAGTTTTGGTGGATTCGGAGGGCGGCTACACGCCGACTCCAGTGGTCTCCCACGCGATTCTGCGCCACAACCGCCGTGAACGGCGGCTGGCCGACGGGATTGTCGTGACCCCGTCCCACAACCCACCCGAAGATGGCGGGATCAAGTACAACGAATCGCACGGAGGTCCGGCAGACACGGCAGCAACCAGGTGGATCGAGCAGCGGGCGAACCAGTTGCTGCGTGCTCCCGGAGGGGTCCGGCGAGTATCGTGGACGCGGGCAACGAAGGCGGACACAGTGCACACGTTCGATTATCTGTCCTCGTACGTCGACACCCTGCCGGAGGTTATCGAGATTGACGCAATTGCCCGTGCGGGCCTGCGCATCGGCGTCGACCCCTTGGGAGGAGCCGCTGTTACGTACTGGTCACGGATCGCGGAGAGGTACAAGCTGGAACTCGAGGTGGTGAACGAGGAGGTCGATCCAACGTTTCGGTTTATGCCTGCTGATTGGGACGGGCGCATCCGCATGGACTGCTCCTCCCCTTATGCAATGCGCAAACTCATCGACCTGCGTGACCGGTTCGACATTGCCTTCGGCAATGATGCAGACGCAGATCGGCATGGCATCGTGACACGAGCCGGCGGTCTTCTGAACCCGAATCACTATTTAAGCGTTGCCGTTTCCTATCTTTTCCCCCACCGCGCGCAATGGCCGACCGCTGGCCGCCTAGGGAAGACAGTGGTCACCACACAAATGATCGACCGCATCACGGCTGCCCTCGGGCGGGAACTGTTCGAGGTCCCGGTGGGCTTTAAGTGGTTCGTGAGTGGCCTTTTTGAGGGTTCTGTGCTTTTCGCCGGGGAAGAAAGTGCAGGGGCCACGTTGCTTGCTCGAGATGGTAAGGCCTGGACGACGGATAAGGACGGCATTGTGCTGAACTTACTCGCTGCGGAAATTCATTCGACTTTGCAGGCTGACCTCGCTGACGTCTATCGGAAACTCGAGCAAAGGTTCGGCAGCCCCGCTTACCAGCGGATTGATGCTCCAGCGACACCGGACCAGAAGAAAAAGCTTGCGAGCCTCCGTGCCGCCGACGTCCAACTTCGTGAGCTTGCTGGTTCACGCGTCATCGCCGTGCTCGACAAAGCGCCTGGGAATGGAGCGTCCATTGGTGGGATCAAGGTTGTTGCCGAAGATGCTTGGTTTGCAGCCCGCCCATCGGGCACCGAGGACGTCTACAAACTGTACGCGGAAAGCTTCCGTGGGGCGGAGCACTTGCGAGAGGTGCAAGAAGTTGCCCGGCAGTTCTTAGCCACGATTTTGTAG
- the glk gene encoding glucokinase, with the protein MILAVDIGGTKTRVAIFQPGNLRLSIALQQFLTAEIASLPKLLSDYIVKVGGQLPSRLAVAVAGPVVAGRSVTVNLPWSVDAQELAAELGIGCVRVLNDLEAAAYAVPLLSEGDCYTLQPGLGAAQGNRAVIAAGTGLGEAGLYWDGANYRPFATEGGHTSFAPCGELEDALLLWLRKRFGHVSWERVLSGPGLVNLYEFLSFYRGEGSSSHDVAEQGNAALSPEEIVQRARQGEKLCAEAMRLFSRLYGAEAGNLALKLMAIGGVYVVGSIAVTNLDLLERGGFIEAFLNKGRMRPLLEAIPVRVVLIEELVLLGAARYASLLENVRQP; encoded by the coding sequence GTGATCCTGGCGGTAGACATTGGTGGCACAAAAACCAGGGTTGCGATCTTTCAGCCTGGCAATCTGCGCCTGTCGATCGCGTTACAACAGTTCTTGACGGCAGAGATTGCCTCGCTCCCGAAGTTATTGAGTGACTATATCGTGAAGGTGGGTGGCCAGTTGCCGTCCCGGCTGGCAGTCGCCGTTGCTGGTCCGGTAGTGGCTGGGCGGAGCGTCACGGTCAACCTGCCATGGAGTGTGGATGCCCAAGAGCTTGCAGCAGAGTTGGGTATTGGCTGCGTTCGGGTACTCAATGACCTCGAAGCCGCGGCTTACGCGGTGCCTCTTTTGTCGGAGGGCGACTGTTACACGTTGCAGCCTGGGCTGGGTGCGGCGCAGGGCAACCGTGCAGTGATTGCCGCGGGTACTGGGCTCGGGGAAGCAGGTTTGTACTGGGATGGTGCCAATTACCGCCCCTTTGCCACTGAGGGCGGACACACGAGCTTTGCACCCTGCGGCGAACTGGAAGACGCATTGCTCCTGTGGTTGCGCAAGCGGTTCGGTCACGTGAGTTGGGAGCGCGTCCTGTCCGGCCCAGGCCTCGTGAACCTTTACGAGTTTCTAAGCTTTTATCGGGGCGAGGGCTCGTCCTCACACGATGTCGCTGAGCAGGGCAATGCAGCGCTCTCTCCGGAGGAAATTGTGCAGCGAGCCCGCCAGGGCGAGAAGCTTTGTGCCGAGGCTATGCGGCTCTTCAGCCGGCTATATGGGGCCGAGGCAGGAAATCTGGCGCTGAAGCTGATGGCGATAGGTGGCGTATATGTGGTCGGATCTATTGCGGTTACGAACCTCGATTTGCTGGAGCGAGGAGGCTTCATCGAAGCATTTCTCAACAAAGGACGGATGCGCCCTCTGCTCGAGGCAATCCCCGTACGGGTTGTTTTAATCGAGGAGTTGGTCTTGCTTGGTGCTGCCCGCTACGCTTCTTTGTTGGAGAACGTGCGACAGCCCTAA
- the gpmA gene encoding 2,3-diphosphoglycerate-dependent phosphoglycerate mutase gives MKQIVLLRHGESVWNKENRFTGWTDVGLSERGIEEAKLAGQTLLEHGFRFDVAFTSVLKRAIKTLWIVLEEMDLMWIPVHKSWRLNERHYGALQGLNKAETAAKHGLEQTQIWRRSYDVAPPPLSADDPRHPRFDPRYQKLRPEELPSTESLKDTVQRFLPYWHEHIAPSVRAGEQVIIAAHGNSLRALVKYLDEISDQDIVGLNIPTGVPLVYELNDELRPIRHYYLGDPEQIARATAAVAGQLTQKD, from the coding sequence ATGAAGCAAATCGTCTTGCTGCGCCACGGCGAGAGCGTCTGGAACAAAGAAAATCGCTTTACCGGATGGACGGACGTGGGCCTCAGTGAGCGTGGAATAGAGGAAGCAAAGCTTGCGGGGCAGACGCTGCTGGAGCACGGATTTCGCTTCGACGTCGCCTTTACGTCAGTACTCAAGCGGGCAATCAAAACTCTCTGGATCGTATTAGAGGAAATGGACCTCATGTGGATTCCTGTCCACAAGAGCTGGCGTTTGAACGAACGCCACTACGGGGCGCTGCAGGGCCTGAACAAGGCGGAAACAGCGGCCAAGCATGGCCTGGAGCAAACCCAGATTTGGCGACGCAGTTACGACGTGGCCCCGCCTCCCCTCTCCGCTGATGACCCACGGCACCCGCGCTTTGATCCCCGTTACCAAAAACTGCGCCCCGAGGAACTCCCGTCAACAGAGTCGCTCAAGGACACCGTACAGAGATTTCTGCCCTACTGGCACGAACACATTGCGCCCAGTGTCCGCGCGGGTGAGCAGGTCATCATTGCCGCACACGGCAACAGCTTACGCGCTTTAGTGAAGTACTTGGATGAGATTTCCGACCAGGATATTGTTGGTCTCAACATCCCAACGGGAGTCCCGCTCGTCTACGAGCTGAATGACGAGCTTCGTCCCATCCGCCACTACTACTTAGGCGATCCGGAGCAAATTGCCCGGGCCACCGCTGCCGTCGCCGGACAATTGACCCAGAAGGACTGA
- the cysS gene encoding cysteine--tRNA ligase, giving the protein MALRVHNTLTGQVEPFVPLRPNAVGMYVCGVTVYDRSHIGHARALVTFDVVFRYLKWLGYEVTFVRNFTDVDDKIIARAQQAGVSTAELVAANLASFDEDVRTLGCLRPTREPRATEHIADMIALIQKLIDRGLAYVADGDVYFCVEKFPGYGKLSKRRLEDMLAGARVEIDERKRHPMDFALWKASKPGEPTWESPWGPGRPGWHIECSAMATKYLGQPFDIHGGGADLIFPHHENEIAQSEGAHGCEFARYWLHNGLVTIGAEKMSKSLGNFMTVAEAAARAGGEAIRLFVLGTHYRSPLDFAPERLDEAARALGRVYDTLARAYFTGVRPATDADSERITEFRDAMDDDFNTARALAVLFDIVRDLNRLMDEKRLGELGHLLATVREISGVLGVAGNDPSLVLEEEKDRHLRQHGLSREYVTAKIAERAAARGRKDFATSDRIREELRQQGIVLEDTPQGTVWKVAR; this is encoded by the coding sequence GTGGCTCTAAGGGTTCACAACACGCTCACGGGACAAGTCGAGCCGTTTGTTCCACTGCGTCCCAACGCGGTGGGCATGTACGTGTGCGGGGTCACGGTGTACGACCGGTCTCACATAGGGCATGCCCGAGCGTTGGTAACCTTCGATGTGGTTTTCCGGTACCTCAAGTGGCTGGGCTACGAGGTCACGTTCGTTCGCAATTTCACGGACGTTGACGACAAGATTATCGCCCGCGCACAGCAAGCGGGCGTGAGCACTGCGGAGCTTGTTGCCGCAAACTTAGCGTCGTTCGATGAGGACGTCCGCACGCTGGGCTGTTTGCGTCCTACGAGAGAGCCGCGCGCCACCGAGCACATCGCCGACATGATCGCCCTCATTCAAAAGCTCATCGATCGTGGGCTCGCCTATGTGGCCGACGGTGATGTGTACTTTTGCGTGGAAAAATTCCCCGGCTACGGAAAGCTTTCCAAGCGGCGTCTGGAAGATATGTTGGCTGGAGCCCGTGTCGAAATCGATGAACGGAAGCGGCACCCGATGGATTTCGCGTTGTGGAAGGCAAGCAAACCAGGTGAGCCGACGTGGGAGAGCCCGTGGGGGCCGGGCCGCCCGGGTTGGCACATTGAGTGTTCGGCCATGGCCACCAAGTACCTAGGTCAGCCGTTCGATATTCACGGTGGGGGCGCGGATCTAATTTTTCCTCATCACGAAAACGAAATCGCGCAGTCGGAAGGGGCCCACGGCTGCGAATTCGCGCGCTACTGGCTGCACAACGGCTTAGTGACCATCGGCGCGGAGAAAATGTCGAAGTCGCTTGGCAACTTCATGACCGTTGCCGAGGCCGCCGCTCGAGCGGGCGGAGAAGCCATCCGCCTCTTCGTGTTGGGGACTCACTACCGAAGCCCGTTGGACTTTGCCCCTGAACGGTTAGACGAGGCTGCCCGTGCGCTCGGGCGAGTGTATGACACCCTGGCGCGCGCCTACTTTACTGGCGTACGGCCCGCGACTGATGCAGATTCAGAGCGCATCACAGAATTTCGCGACGCAATGGATGACGATTTCAACACAGCCCGCGCTCTGGCCGTTCTGTTCGACATTGTTCGCGATCTCAACCGCCTCATGGACGAGAAGCGGCTTGGAGAGCTGGGGCATTTGCTGGCAACCGTACGCGAGATCAGTGGGGTTTTGGGCGTTGCCGGCAATGACCCGAGTCTTGTTCTCGAAGAAGAAAAAGATCGCCACTTGCGCCAACATGGTCTCAGCCGCGAGTACGTGACCGCGAAAATTGCCGAACGCGCAGCAGCACGCGGCCGCAAGGACTTTGCGACCTCCGACCGCATTCGGGAGGAACTGCGCCAGCAGGGTATCGTACTCGAGGACACTCCACAGGGAACCGTGTGGAAAGTGGCTCGCTAA